AATCGCCATGACCGTTTTAGACGATCTTCGAGCAGAAGCCCCCTTAGAAATTCAGCAGCAGCTGCAAGATAATATACAATGGATTAAAGAAGCTGAGAAAAATAGACTCGTCGTCGGTTCTCAGGCGCGCATCTTATATGCCGATTCCATTGGACGTATTGCTATTGCAAAGGCCTTTAACGAAGCGGTAAAAACTGGTTTATTTGAAGGGCCGATTGTTTTGGGTAGAGACCACCACGACGTTAGCGGAACAGACTCCCCTTATCGGGAAACCAGCAATATTTATGATGGAAGTCAATACACAGCGGATATGGCTATTCATAACGTCATTGGAGATAGCTTTCGAGGCGCGACTTGGGTTTCTATCCACAATGGCGGTGGCGTCGGGTGGGGAGAAGTAATCAACGGTGGCTTTGGCCTCCTGTTAGATGGTTCAGACGAAGTGGTTGTTAAATTGGAAAAAATGTTATTTTTTGATGTGAATAATGGGATTGCTAGACGTGCCTGGGCTAGAAACAAGGAGGCAAACCAGGCGCTAGGCCGTGCGATGGAAGGAAATGTTAAATTATTAGTTACCCGTGCGCATCTTGTTGATGACCAAATTATTGAACAATTATTTGATGTGAACGAATGAAACGCTTGTTGAATGATCCTGAAATATATAGCAAAGGCGACCAAGCTGTTTGGAAAGGACGTGTAGATGGTCAGAGTCGCGAATGGATGCGCTGGCATCAAGTAATGAATTGTGTTGACCTTCATGAACCATCCGATTTGGAACAAGCCATCGCTTTTCTTGGATGCTGTAGTGATGAAGGCGTTGCACGAAATCAGGGACGAGTAGGAGCAAAAGATGGCCCTGCCGTACTTCGGAATGTATTGGCCAACCTTCCTGTTTATTTTCCAGATAAACTTAAACTTAATGATTGCGGTGACATCATATTAAAAGACAATGATTTAGAATCATGTCAGGAACATTTGGGGGCTGCTTTGAAAATTATTCTCGAACGAGAAGGATTTCCCGTCATATTAGGCGGAGGTCATGAAATTACCTACGGCCATTATCTAGGGGTTAGTCAATATCTAAAAAACGTGAATGAAAGTTTAGGTATCATTAATTTGGATGCGCATTTAGATATTCGTGCCTTACAGGATGGCAAAGGAAATTCTGGAACGGGATTCTATCAAATTGAACAGGATCAATCGGCAGCAGGTCTGCCTTTTCATTACTTAGCAATCGGAATTCAGGAAATAAGCAATACCAAGGGATTACTAAATTATGCTTGCGAAAAGAATGTAAAGATTATAGAACGCGATAGTTTGGTCAATGAGAAACTTGATGAGATTCGGGACAAAATAATTGGTTTTTCCAAATTGGTGGATTATGTGTATTTAACCATAGATCTTGATGCCTTTTCTTCAGCCTATGCCCCTGGAGTGAGTGCATCGGCATATAATGGCATAGTCCCAGATCAGCTATTTTTTATGATCTACGATTTTCTTTTGGATCTACCTAATCTGCGATCTGTCGATTTGGCTGAATTAAATCCGCATTTTGATATTGATTCGAGGACAGCCAAATTAGCGGCTGATCTACTATTTAAGCTGGTAAATAAATTAGCAGCGAAGATTGAATAAACACCGTAAAGCACGTTAGACAGTTACTCTCACGGTAGTCTAAGGAACGGCCGGGCCATAAAGATATATCCTGTTTTGTAAAAGTTTACGGATATTATTTTCTGTAGCTAATATTTTTAGTATATTTGCTTTGTGTTATGAGTGTAAATCAAAGCAAAAAACAAGAGTTTGCCATCGTGGATATAGAGACTACAGGTGGCCATGCAAAATCGAGTCGGATCACAGAGGTTGCTATTGTTATTCATGATGGTAACCAAGTTCTTGAACGCTGGGAAACATTAGTAAATCCAGGAAAGGAAATTCCTAACTCCATTTTTGCGCTTACTGGCATCAATAATGACATGGTAAAGGATGCTCCAACATTTGAGGAAGTTGCCGAGCGCATTTATGGAATGCTTAAAGACCGTATCTTTGTTGCGCATAATGTCAATTTTGATTACTCATTCATCCGTTTTCAGCTGCATGAATCGGGATTCGAATGGTCAGCGATAAAATTATGTACAGTACGCTATGCGCGAAAAATAAAGCCGGGGTTATTATCCTATAGTTTGGGACGTCTATGCGATTATTTAGATATACCGATAGAAAATAGGCATCGTGCAGGTGGCGACGCCGATGCAACTGCTATTCTTTTTGCTTATTTGAAAGTTCTGGATACTGAACAGATCTTTCAGGATATGATTAAACACAAGGCGATAGATCAACGTTTTCCGCCACACTTAAATCCGTTAGCGTATGAACAATTGCCGAATGAGGCTGGAGTCTACTATTTTCACGACAAAGATGGAAAAGTAATTTATGTGGGAAAGGCTGTAAATATCAAAAAACGGGTATTATCCCATTTTACTGGAAATAACATTCAAGCCCAAAGGCAAAATTTTTTAAAGGAAATTCATCATATCAGTTACGAATGCTGTGGGACAGAGCTTA
The genomic region above belongs to Sphingobacterium zeae and contains:
- the hutG gene encoding formimidoylglutamase, whose protein sequence is MKRLLNDPEIYSKGDQAVWKGRVDGQSREWMRWHQVMNCVDLHEPSDLEQAIAFLGCCSDEGVARNQGRVGAKDGPAVLRNVLANLPVYFPDKLKLNDCGDIILKDNDLESCQEHLGAALKIILEREGFPVILGGGHEITYGHYLGVSQYLKNVNESLGIINLDAHLDIRALQDGKGNSGTGFYQIEQDQSAAGLPFHYLAIGIQEISNTKGLLNYACEKNVKIIERDSLVNEKLDEIRDKIIGFSKLVDYVYLTIDLDAFSSAYAPGVSASAYNGIVPDQLFFMIYDFLLDLPNLRSVDLAELNPHFDIDSRTAKLAADLLFKLVNKLAAKIE
- a CDS encoding exonuclease domain-containing protein, coding for MSVNQSKKQEFAIVDIETTGGHAKSSRITEVAIVIHDGNQVLERWETLVNPGKEIPNSIFALTGINNDMVKDAPTFEEVAERIYGMLKDRIFVAHNVNFDYSFIRFQLHESGFEWSAIKLCTVRYARKIKPGLLSYSLGRLCDYLDIPIENRHRAGGDADATAILFAYLKVLDTEQIFQDMIKHKAIDQRFPPHLNPLAYEQLPNEAGVYYFHDKDGKVIYVGKAVNIKKRVLSHFTGNNIQAQRQNFLKEIHHISYECCGTELMALLLECAEIKRFWPKYNRALKRYEPKFGLFSYEDQNGYLHLAIGKTNRGQTCIQVFQREYDAIQLLQTFIQQDAINPQFCQFGQASLSTKSIKKDVLPDRDLHNTRIERCIEEWLVQRPSYVLIDKGRHCEEKSCIVIENGTFYGMGYIDQYYQNYGFEDLKAHVKRYPSNHYMLELVKMAAARHPAKIHFLTESTFLPNTAAEPDFHYEKLEPNSLFNFS